CGATGGCGACAGTGGTCTTACCGGTCTGGCGGTCACCGATGATCAGTTCCCGCTGTCCCCGTCCGATCGGAACCAGAGCGTCGATCGCCTTGATACCTGTCTGCAGCGGTTCATGGACAGATTTACGGGCCATGATGCCGGGGGCTTTCTCTTCAACGAAACGATACTCTTTCGCTTCGATCGGTCCCTTGCCGTCGATCGGCTCGCCCAGCGCGTTGACGACACGACCGACGATCTCTTTGCCTACGGGCACTTTGAGAAGCTGTCCGAGCCGTTTGACGCTCATTCCCTCACGAATGTTCAGCCCCTTGCCGAGAATGACGATACCGACGCTCGCCTCCTCGAGGTTGAGGACCATGCCCCGCTCGCCGTCCTCGAATTCGACCATTTCGCCGGCCATCACGTTGTTCAGGCCGAATACCTGCGCAATTCCGTCAGCGACGCTGACCACTTTTCCCGTTTCATCGATATCGACGCTCAACTCAAAATTTTCGATACGCTCTTTGATAATCGAGCTGATTTCATCTGCTTGAAGTTTTGACACTACCGATCTCCTTTCTGTGTTTTACAATGCTTTCAAAATGTGGTTGATCATGTCGGAGGCGACCCGCTCTTTTGAGAAACTCGCTTCAAGACCCAGATCCTCGATCATGACCTTGATTCCGTCACGCTCGCTTTTAACCGGATGCAGAACGACCGTCGCATCCACGTATTTGGAGAGAGATTTCTCCAGCTCACCGAGCAGCTTCTTGTCGATCGGCTTTTTGCTTTCTACGACACCTTCGTACTTGTTGCTGCGTCGCTGAAGCTCTTTTTGCAGAAGCGTGACGATCTCGGGAATCAGGCCGAATCGGTTGTGGATGCCGAGTGTTTTGACGAAGTTGACAAGTTTGGCATCGGGCTTCTCTCCCAGAAGAGAGATGATCAACTCTTCGCGCTGCGCCTTCGAGACTTCCGGCGATACGATCA
This genomic interval from Hydrogenimonas urashimensis contains the following:
- a CDS encoding F0F1 ATP synthase subunit delta, whose translation is MEQLVAKKYVKALIEAVGEKKIAAAEKALAVVAGAFKDPKFAEVIVSPEVSKAQREELIISLLGEKPDAKLVNFVKTLGIHNRFGLIPEIVTLLQKELQRRSNKYEGVVESKKPIDKKLLGELEKSLSKYVDATVVLHPVKSERDGIKVMIEDLGLEASFSKERVASDMINHILKAL